In the genome of Meles meles chromosome 2, mMelMel3.1 paternal haplotype, whole genome shotgun sequence, one region contains:
- the LOC123937213 gene encoding serine protease 52-like: protein MEGWKSSTLLLVALLLPWIHSSLALTCGQRKSSRREKSETLEIIGGEPADITDFPWQVSILHQRRHICGGSILSRWWILTAAHCFINRHKSDLEIIHSERSTGTKKSKRMKVDKLITHPYFDSWFLDNDIALLLLKSPFKLDAEKVPICLSEVTDIESWRNCWVTGWGITIPMKSMSQQLNKVSLDLVKWETCSPLMYVLTRNMLCAKNAEEGKDACQGDSGGPLVCQKKNNESIWYQLGIVSWGEGCGQKEKPGVYTKVSNYLLWINTETTLSGRPYMHEPDSGYSLLQSPCVILLLYFVILLLHL from the exons TGACCTGTGGCCAAAGAAAAAGTAGCAGGCGTGAGAAGTCAGAAACTTTGGAAATCATAGGCGGGGAACCTGCAGACATTACAGATTTTCCATGGCAGGTGAGTATTCTTCACCAAAGGAGACATATCTGTGGAGGATCGATCCTCAGCAGGTGGTGGATTTTAACTGCAGCCCACTGCTTCATAAACAGACATAA ATCTGACTTGGAGATTATACATAGTGAAAGAAGCACTGGCACCAAGAAATCGAAGAGGATGAAAGTGGACAAGCTAATTACTCACCCTTATTTTGACAGCTGGTTCTTGGATAATGACATTGCTTTGCTCTTGCTCAAATCTCCATTTAAGTTGGATGCCGAGAAAGTACCCATCTGCCTTTCAGAGGTCACTGACATAGAAAGCTGGAGAAATTGCTGGGTGACTGGATGGGGCATTACCA TTCCTATGAAAAGTATGAGTCAACAGCTAAACAAAGTCAGCCTCGACCTGGTCAAATGGGAAACGTGCTCCCCTCTTATGTATGTGCTCACCAGGAACATGCTGTGTGCTAAGAATGCTGAAGAAGGGAAGGATGCCTGCCAG GGTGACAGTGGGGGACCTCTGGTTTGccagaaaaagaacaatgaaagcATATGGTACCAGCTGGGCATTGTCAGCTGGGGAGAGGGCTGTGGCCAGAAGGAAAAGCCTGGAGTGTATACGAAGGTGTCTAATTATCTGTTATGGATTAACACGGAGACCACGCTCTCAGGAAGGCCCTATATGCATGAGCCAGACTCTGGGTACAGTTTGCTTCAATCACCCTGTGTCATCTTGTTACTGTATTTTGTGATACTTCTATTACACCTGTGA